In Dama dama isolate Ldn47 chromosome X, ASM3311817v1, whole genome shotgun sequence, one genomic interval encodes:
- the LOC133052519 gene encoding melanoma-associated antigen B18-like, with protein MPRGQKSKLRAREKRQQARSEAQHLQDAQTSAAEEEEAPSTTTTSAGASCTRSDDGAKSQNEKPSASQALPSTEFSCGTPLDQKATLLVQFLLRKHNLREPITKEDMIKHVIKKYKKHFNEILRKASELMVLAFGIEVKEVNPTTHCYALVSKFQHTSDDRLRGEEIMLKTGLLMTILCVIFMKGNCATEEDVWEVLNVMGIYAGRKHFIHGDPKKLITKDLVQERYLEYRQVPNSDPPRYEFLWGPRAHAETSKMKVLEFLANMHDTVPSAFPSWYEEALRDEEERAQARFAAMFRSSTLASVHSGANGRGSFSHM; from the exons ATGCCTCGGGGGCAAAAGAGTAAGCTCCGCGCCCGTGAGAAACGCCAGCAGGCCCGGAGTGAGGCTCAGCATCTCCAAGATGCTCAGACCTCTGCAGCAGAGGAAGAAGA AGCCCCTTCCACTACCACTACTTCTGCAGGTGCTTCATGCACCAGATCTGATGATGGTGCTAAGAGCCAAAATGAAAAACCAAGCGCCTCCCAGGCACTACCCAGCACTGAGTTTTCCTGTGGAACGCCTCTAGACCAGAAGGCAACTCTGTTGGTGCAATTCCTGCTGCGCAAGCATAATCTGAGAGAGCCCATTACCAAAGAAGATATGATTAAGCATGTCATCAAAAAGTACAAGAAGCACTTCAATGAGATCCTCAGGAAAGCTTCTGAGCTGATGGTGCTGGCCTTTGGCATTGAGGTGAAGGAAGTCAACCCCACCACTCATTGCTATGCCCTTGTCAGCAAATTTCAGCACACTAGTGATGACAGGCTGAGGGGTGAGGAGATCATGCTCAAAACCGGCCTCCTTATGACCATCCTCTGTGTGATCTTCATGAAGGGCAATTGCGCCACTGAGGAGGATGTCTGGGAGGTGCTCAATGTGATGGGGATATATGCTGGAAGGAAGCACTTCATCCATGGGGATCCCAAGAAGCTCATTACCAAGGATCTGGTGCAGGAAAGGTACCTGGAATACCGCCAGGTGCCCAACAGTGATCCTCCAcgctatgagttcctgtggggcCCGAGAGCCCATGCTGAAACCAGCAAAATGAAAGTTCTTGAATTCTTGGCCAACATGCATGATACAGTCCCCAGTGCCTTCCCGTCCTGGTATGAAGAGGCTTtaagagatgaagaagagagaGCCCAAGCCAGATTTGCAGCCATGTTTCGCAGCAGTACCCTGGCCAGTGTGCATTCTGGGGCCAATGGCCGAGGCAGCTTCTCTCACATGTAG